From Macrobrachium rosenbergii isolate ZJJX-2024 chromosome 22, ASM4041242v1, whole genome shotgun sequence, the proteins below share one genomic window:
- the LOC136850853 gene encoding LOW QUALITY PROTEIN: NADH dehydrogenase [ubiquinone] 1 beta subcomplex subunit 2, mitochondrial-like (The sequence of the model RefSeq protein was modified relative to this genomic sequence to represent the inferred CDS: inserted 1 base in 1 codon; deleted 1 base in 1 codon), whose protein sequence is MLPLRSVLRTVPILKRGISTSATKFGGAWAYRVAPQAPSKVTVLKAEVVGAVMWWWILYHLXTEPEHITGEFPYPDPAKWTDAELGIPPDDED, encoded by the exons ATGTTGCCTCTAAGGTCTGTCTTGAGAACTGTGCCcattttgaaaagaggaatctCAACTTCGGCCACTAAGTTTGGAGGAGC ATGGGCATATCGTGTAGCACCCCAAGCTCCTTCTAAGGTAACGGTATTGAAAGCTGAAGTGGTAGGAGCTGTGATGTGGTGGTGGATCCTTTATCATC TTACAGAGCCTGAACATATTACA GGTGAATTCCCGTATCCTGATCCCGCC AAGTGGACAGATGCAGAGCTCGGTATTCCTCCTGATGATGAAGactaa